In Streptomyces sp. NBC_01231, the sequence CGTCGAGGTCCTCGACGCGCCGGACGAGGCCGACCACGCCTCCCGCCGGATCCTCCGCGTCACCCGGCCCCTGCGGGTCTCCTCCCGTCCACGCGGCGCCGGACCGCCGGTCCCGCACGGGGCACTCGGCGTGGGCGCCATCCTGTACGGCCCCCGGGGCCTGCTGCTGGGCCGGCACCGCCGAGGCACCTGGGAGCTGCCCGGCGGCACGGTGGAACCCGGTGAGTCGCTCCAGGAGACGGTGGTGCGCGAGCTGGCCGAGGAGACCGGGATCGAGGCGAGCCCCGCCGACGTACACCTCCTGGGCACGCTCCTCGACCATGTCGGCGACGTCGTACGGGTGACCGTGCCCGCCCGGGTCACGGCGTGGCGGGGCGAGCCGGCCGACCAGCCCGGCGAACGCGTCGGAGACTGGCGCTGGTTCGCCCTGGACCGGCTGCCGGAGAACCTGTTCGTGTGCAGCGCGCAGGGCCTCACCGCATGGCGCCCCGACCTGCCGGTCGACCACACCCCTGCCCACTTCACCCCGTACGCCCCCTGACCGCGGGGGCGCGTGCAACCCTCTCGCAACCTTGCCCGTGCTGCACTCGGGGACCATGGACGAGGAATCCGCACC encodes:
- a CDS encoding NUDIX hydrolase, whose product is MWVLTPDLWTDLLAEQGLRVEHVEVLDAPDEADHASRRILRVTRPLRVSSRPRGAGPPVPHGALGVGAILYGPRGLLLGRHRRGTWELPGGTVEPGESLQETVVRELAEETGIEASPADVHLLGTLLDHVGDVVRVTVPARVTAWRGEPADQPGERVGDWRWFALDRLPENLFVCSAQGLTAWRPDLPVDHTPAHFTPYAP